The genome window CGAGTGGGCTGGACAGCGCAGGGACGGACGGATTTGACTGGATTTTGGTGGGAGGAGCGTCGCGGCCGTCCATCCTCCGGCGCGGCAACCCGTGGCGGGCACAAGCTGAGCGCCTTGAGGTCCGATTAGAACTTTGCCACGTGGCATGCCGTTTACGATGACACGTGGGTACAGACATAGATTCTTGGTcttggaaaaacttggtttatatgggacaaaaaaaaaaatccgacgAAAAAAAATTCCTAATCCAAATGAATGGAATTTAATGCGGAAGGTTGGAGGGCAGATTGTCAATTTGACTTCGTTTGTATCTTGCACAAGAACACAATAAATCAACAATGCAAAGAAACAATTATTGAGACTATGGATTAATTTTGTCATCCTGCATATTACAATCACCATGACAAGCAAATCCTTCtacaacaagaaaaaaacaatggaaaaataatgatcaagATCAGAGTATCAAGTAATGGTCTAGTCTCCCCCAAATGTGCAGGAGGACAAATTTCCCCTCTTTTTTCATGTCAATTTCTCAAGGATGCAGCAGAACCGGAGGATTCGTATGATCAGGCAGAGCTGCTCCACTGCCTGGCCTTCTCGAACCCGTTCCTGCCGTAGTAGTAGTCCTCCATGGCCTGCTGGATCTCGGCTCGCGTGTTCATCACGAACGGCCCGTGCTGCACCACCGGCTCGCCCAGCGGCTGCCCGCCCACCAGCGCGAACCGCAGCGGCGCGCCGGACTTGTTCCACACGCTGAGCCCGTCGCCGGGGCCGAGCACCAGGCAGTGGTGCGCGGTGACGGGGGCGGCCTTCTCCCGGCCGAACACGCCCTCGCCGTCGATGATGTACACGAAGGCGGTCCAGCCCTCCGGGACGGGCTGGTGCAGCTGGGAACCTGGCTGCATGGTGAAGTCCATGTACATTGTGGGGGTACGGGTGTAGACAGGAGACCGCACGCCAAAGGCCTCACCGGCGATGATCCTGACCTCGACGCCGTCCTTCTCGGCGCGGCTGATGTCCTTGCTCTGGAGTTCTTGGTACCGGGGCTCGATCCTGAAATCCAGCAGGCAAAGAAATGAGGCAGTGACAACTTGCAAGAACACTCTACAAGCCATGCAGTCTGAGATTATATCAAAAGGATTATGCTAAGATAATCAAGGAAATTGCTCGTGCACACATCTTGTCTTTTGCGGAGAGGTTGATCCAGAGCTGGAGGCCCTTCTGCACCCCGTCGCCCGCCGGCATCTCCGAGTGCACGATGCCACGGCCGGCCGTCATCCACTGTAGAATTCAGAGAGGACAATGTCAGCACAAGAACCAAATTGACCTTTTTTACTTTCTGTTGTGCCGAATCGAAACAATGAACGGCATGGCATGAAGATCACGGTCATGTCGTCAATTAGAGGGCAGAGTAGATCCGGACCTGCACATCCCCTGCCCTGATGGTGCCCTTGTGGCCAGCGAAGTCCTGGTGGGTGAAGGCCCCCTGCAGCACGAACCCGCATCATTTCAGCAAACACCTCGCGAGCAACACCCAAGCACATGATCGTGTAAACAAACAAGGGACGGATACGCACCTCAAGCATGTAGGTGACGGTCTCGAATCCTCTGTGGGGATGATCGGGGAATCCAGCGGGTTTGGAGACTGCCAAAAGGAATTGAGACAAGATGAAGAAGAGTCCATAGGAAGTCAATCTGAAAAGTTTGATCATTTGCGCATCCAATCCGAAGATTGCAAATTTAGGCGGGCAACCGCCGCAGAAGAGTTGATCGACCTACCTGAGAACTCGTCGAGCATGAGGAAAGGGTCCAGGTTCCTAAGCTCGTGCCTGCAGAAAATAAAGGTCAACGCCTCATCGGAATCACCAATCAGTAGGGCGAATTGTGGGATTGGGTGTAGGTAAGGTCGGCACTCACCTGCCGATGCTCCTCCGGACGGTGGCGCCCTGTCCCTCGGGCTGCGACTCCGCCAGGAGCTTCTTCACCACCGTCCTCGGGTTCTCGAACGGCGCCGCGGCCGCCACGGCAGCATCGGAAGAAgtcgatgacgacgacgacatgGCTCGAGCTGGGAGCAAGAGGAGTACGGTTGGGATCAAGAAGGCTAGTGGAACGATCAGAAGCGGGAGCAAGAAGGTTCTTGGTAGTACTTGTTCGCTTTTGCGGTGGTGTCACGGAGAGGCGGTGATGGGTGTTGCTGATCCTGGCGAAGGTGGGTGGCATGCCATAAATAGGGGAGGTGGAGGTGAGGTGCTGCCTCAgcctcatcgtcgtcgtcgtcgtcattgcAAGCAGGCTCGGGAGTGTTTGACCACGATTCGATTGAATTGCGTGGATAAATAAGTCCGGACGGAGAGATGGGGTTGACGGTGCGGCAGCCACCAAGGCATTCCTTTTCCTTTGCGGCAGCGCAGGCGGCCGTGGCTTCTTCCGGGACGTGCCCGTGCCGACGACCTGCTTGCGCACGCCGGGCGTCATGCCTGCCGTCAGGTTGACGTCAGCGTTATGCCTCGCTTCGCTCATTTATTTGAGCTGGTTGTGTGCTTTGCCACTTTCATTTATTTGAGCTGGTTGCGTGCTTTTCCATTTTGGTTGCCTGTATTTGTTTAAACTAATTGAGAAAAGATTGCATTGcgtttattttttataaatacacCATATAATATTAAATTCTAATCTTATTTGAAATATACCGTGTTTCCACAAGTCTGGTTAGCTTCTCTGCATCCTAAATCATATACACaatcaaatataaaaaaaacgtTCCTATTTATTTCACAAGCATCACATTTTCCTATTTATTTTCCTGGATCCAGAGTCCCCAACAAGATTCAAGTCCATCCATAGTTTCATACTTCAATCGCAAATCAATCGATACGATCCCTCCAACGGTACTTTGACAGTTTTGAGTAAAGTTTCTATTTTCCACTAGATAGGAGACAAGCAACCAATGAAGTAACATTGCAACCACAACACCCACGATTGATCTGTCGTTCTCATGTGTCACGAGTTACCACAAGCAACAGAAAGCTATTAAGAAAAACGATATTTGCTTGTACCAAAAGCAGAATTGAATATCATAGCAGTAGTGTACTAAGTGACTCCGTTACAGAAATTGAAGAGAAAAAACGCGGCTTTCCTCCTATCTTCTCTCCTCACATCCTCGCAAAAAACAAAACTAAGATTGGAACCTAGTTCTGAGCCTGAGCCGGTGCGGAGGCCGGGGCCGGAGCTGGAGCCGCAGACCCCACTGCTGCTGATGTCCCAGTCAGCGCCGGGAAGCTAACCGGATCTTCAACGTTGATTTGGGCACGAGAAGGGTAGCGGCCGTTGCCGCCACGCTCCGAGTAGCCCCTCTGCCGGAATCTGCCATTGCCACGGCCACTGTACCCACCATTGCCATCGCGCTCTTGGTATCTGCCCTTGTACCCGCCCTGCTGGTATCCACCGTTGCCCCTGTCACTGTAGCCTGACTGCTGGTATCCACCGTTGCCCCTTCCCCTGTACTCATCGCGGCGGCCATCCCCGCGGCCATAGTAGCCACCGCATGGCGCGCCGGTGCCGTTGTTCCCAGCGTCATTCTCGGTTACTCTGCCATTATCACCAAGGCCAGAACCCCTAGATTCGGAGCTGTTGTCACGGCTGCGGCCCCGGAAACCACCATTGAAGCGACCAGGAGCGCCGTCACCTCTGTAGTTACCGTTTGAAGAGCCATCTTCACGCCTTGGTGGGCGAGGAAAGTACTCCCGTCTGTCAGCATGCTCAAACAACTCATTCATGATGGTAGCCTGCAAACAATCGTGAGAATTAGATGGCACaaagtaaaacaaaaaaaaacgtTATTTGGCTTGAAAGCTAAAATCACAATCTTCAATCAGGAAGGAATTTCAGAACTGCTATACCGGGAGATCTAGTAATAAATATTACAGATTATGGTTCCTTTCTATTTTGTGGCAAAGTATTTAAACTTGAAAGAATTATGGAGAGCATCAACTTGTAACAAAGATTTAGGGAATTTTGTTACCTTGCGAGCTTCAATTTCCTCTGCATTTCCCTTGGGCTGAACATTTCCTGCCTTCTTGCTAGCTTCCTTTCCCTTGTGCTGAACTTTTTCTGCCTTGctatcttcctcatcatctagCTTCTTTTTCTCCAAGATCTGCAGACCCTTAAATTCTTCAGCAGTGATCCTCCTCACCTCAGTTTTTGCGCCCTCGGAAGACTTCTTTTTCTCTCCAAGAATCTTCTCGTATTCAGTAAGGGTCATGTCCTGTTCAAATTTTGCTATCCCGTATAAAGTTGGCAAACAAGAAAGTTGACAGGGACATGATTTTCTTCCATGGATCTTCAGTGATAAACAAGGCAGGTGGAGAAGAGCGAATTACCTTTTTCTCTTCGTCCTGAAGATAAcctgtctttgttttcttgtCAGTCTGTTTCTTCGAACCATCAACCTCagaatccttcttcttcaccttctcCAGTTCATTGTCGGTATTTTTCTTAAAACCATCCACCTTTGGATCTTGCTTTTTTAGCTTCCTCTTCTCAGAGCCGTTGAGCTTCACCTTTGGAATAAATCTCTTCTTGTTTTCAGCGCCACCTTCTCCTGCCTTAGAATCATCTTTTCCAGCATCCCTGGCAATGGAGCATGCCAACATCGAT of Phragmites australis chromosome 3, lpPhrAust1.1, whole genome shotgun sequence contains these proteins:
- the LOC133913766 gene encoding pirin-like protein encodes the protein MTTTTTMRLRQHLTSTSPIYGMPPTFARISNTHHRLSVTPPQKRTTRAMSSSSSTSSDAAVAAAAPFENPRTVVKKLLAESQPEGQGATVRRSIGRHELRNLDPFLMLDEFSVSKPAGFPDHPHRGFETVTYMLEGAFTHQDFAGHKGTIRAGDVQWMTAGRGIVHSEMPAGDGVQKGLQLWINLSAKDKMIEPRYQELQSKDISRAEKDGVEVRIIAGEAFGVRSPVYTRTPTMYMDFTMQPGSQLHQPVPEGWTAFVYIIDGEGVFGREKAAPVTAHHCLVLGPGDGLSVWNKSGAPLRFALVGGQPLGEPVVQHGPFVMNTRAEIQQAMEDYYYGRNGFEKARQWSSSA